A DNA window from Leishmania panamensis strain MHOM/PA/94/PSC-1 chromosome 27 sequence contains the following coding sequences:
- a CDS encoding hypothetical protein (TriTrypDB/GeneDB-style sysID: LpmP.27.0710), with translation MEYQIISSKGDKLALCIDDEMTVGDVKGVAAAMLDAPEDVIMTVSLNGKLLKDDAETWGELRGRLFRSQQPHPIQRKLFCNVTDRPVVESQSAEMLRMLPSREEKKLEQEKEREKVAAMDSMVDSLADNPALLESMLSMNPMIKNMQKKSPEVARMLKDPDTLRMLLKSSVDPQRRREMERNAELQLAHIAALPGGQQMINHYMDQLTQDEEESDIQRQLRLGTSSIEVNNELYHPDPTREANNDPLPNPWATPAGTASGAVPQAASAFPFGAAEGFPFANPFGFPPAPVSSFNGAATDTMGFPVVAGTAPALSGEPDQAVMDAMVNVMLRSMSTSPPTPTATAASSPPPSIAAPPRSAIPSALSEEVMQHGLSTLRDMGFEDEALCREALTVCGGDAEAAVEYIAEHQVE, from the coding sequence ATGGAGTATCAAATCATCTCGAGCAAGGGTGACAAGCTCGCACTTTGCATTGACGATGAAATGACCGTGGGGGATGTCAaaggcgtcgctgcagcgatgTTGGACGCCCCCGAGGACGTCATCATGACAGTCTCACTCAACGGCAAACTCCTTAAAGATGACGCAGAGACCTGGGGGGAGCTGCGCGGACGCCTCTTCCGAAGCCAGCAGCCCCACCCCATACAGCGCAAGCTCTTCTGCAACGTGACGGATCGCCCAGTGGTGGAGTCGCAAAGCGCTGAGATGCTGCGCATGCTGCCGTCcagggaggaaaaaaagctggaacaggagaaggagcgcgaaAAGGTGGCCGCGATGGACTCGATGGTAGACTCACTTGCCGACAACCCCGCGTTACTGGAGAGCATGCTGAGCATGAATCCGATGATCAAAAATATGCAGAAAAAGTCTCCCGAGGTAGCGCGTATGTTGAAAGACCCCGACACACTGCGGATGCTTTTGAAGTCCTCTGTCGAcccgcagcgacggcgagagATGGAGCGCAACGCAGAGCTGCAACTGGCCCACATCGCTGCCTTGCCTGGGGGTCAGCAGATGATCAACCACTACATGGATCAGCTCAcgcaggacgaggaggagagcgacatACAACGGCAACTGCGCCTTGGCACGTCGTCGATCGAGGTGAACAACGAGCTCTACCACCCAGACCCGACCAGAGAGGCGAACAATGACCCGTTGCCGAACCCGTGGGCTACGCCGGCTGGGACGGCGTCAGGCGCCGTGCCTCAAGCGGCCAGTGCCTTTCCatttggcgctgctgagggtTTCCCCTTTGCCAACCCATTCGGCTTCCCGCCTGCACCCGTCTCCTCTTTCAATGGCGCTGCCACTGACACAATGGGATTCCCAGTTGTAGCAGGCACTGCCCCCGCGCTATCGGGCGAACCGGACCAGGCAGTCATGGATGCGATGGTTAATGTAATGTTGCGATCGATGAGCACGTCACCGCCAACACCGACAGCTACCGCCGCTAGttcaccgccgccttcgaTTGCGGCGCCACCGAGATCTGCAATTCCATCAGCGTTGTCTGAGGAAGTCATGCAGCATGGCTTGTCGACACTGCGTGATATGGGATTTGAGGACGAGGCTCTATGCCGTGAGGCGCTGACGGTTtgcggtggcgacgcggAGGCAGCTGTGGAATACATTGCGGAACATCAGGTGGAGTAG
- a CDS encoding reductase, putative (TriTrypDB/GeneDB-style sysID: LpmP.27.0720): MTNHLFGMHVGDTLLFRSVAFKIQYRPNRWKHVGMIGGGTGFTPFLQLIRHALMERSDSTEVDETKLSFLFCNRTERHILLGGVFDDLARRYPDRFRMFYTIDLAVDKEKWLERENHFLGYVTTDMICRSMPAPEEKKKIVMLCGPDPLLSHVAGTPISTMSSMSGSLNIQPMATDINNLVSLGGLLKELGYDNTDVYRF, translated from the coding sequence ATGACAAATCATCTGTTCGGCATGCATGTCGGTGACACGCTGCTCTTCCGCAGTGTCGCCTTCAAAATCCAATACCGCCCAAACCGATGGAAGCACGTGGGCATGATCGGTGGTGGCACCGGTTTCACTCCATTCCTGCAGCTCATCCGACACGCCTTGATGGAGCGCTCGGATTCCACGGAGGTAGACGAGACGAAGCTCTCCTTCCTGTTTTGCAACCGTACGGAGCGGCACATCCTCCTCGGTGGTGTCTTCGATGACCTCGCAAGGCGGTATCCAGATCGGTTCCGGATGTTCTACACAATCGACCTCGCCGTGGACAAGGAGAAGTGGCTGGAGCGGGAAAATCACTTCCTCGGATACGTGACGACCGACATGATCTGCCGCAGTATGCCGGCGccggaggaaaagaagaagattGTCATGCTATGCGGACCGgacccgctgctgtcgcacGTGGCCGGGACCCCAATCTCAACTATGTCCTCCATGTCCGGTAGCCTCAATATCCAGCCCATGGCAACGGACATCAACAATCTTGTCAGCCTCGGGGGTCTTTTGAAGGAGCTCGGCTACGATAACACTGACGTTTACCGCTTCTAA